CGGCGATGTGCAGCAACCATCCACCAAAATTAATCGCCGTTGGCCCTCAGTCATCATCCGGCCACCGATGTTGGGGGCAGCGCGGCCGCCGCTAGTCGCCGTCCGGTCGATGTCGTGGGGGGCTAGAGCAGCCGCCTGTAGGCCCTGTACCGCGTGGGGTAGCGCCACCCGCCTGTACCCCGATCTCCTTGCTAGGATAGCGTTGGGGCGCCTGCCACCGTAGCTACGAGGGAGAGACGTAGAGAGGCCGAGGAGAAGGGtgggtcgccgtcgccgtcgcgaGGAGAGGGGtgggggcgccggcgtcgcccTGACTGCCTCCAGATCGGGGTGGGGAACGTGAGATTGGGTGGGGTGAGGAacgggagttttttttttcttatttctgaaccgtttttttttcttcatgtgtTACTAAGGTGGGGATTCAATCAGGGGGTTTCCCTAAAATGTGTTTAAGTGCTTTGTGGGAATCCCACCTATCTGAGCCATACGATGTTGATCCAATGGCTCACACTGAAAGTTTTCAGGTTTTCACTGGATGCgagttttcaccggatacgtcGCCGTGATAGAATCTATTATTTTTGCAACTACCTTGCTTCTTGAGGTTATTCCATCATAATTAATACACCATAGTGCTAACCTTATGTCATTTCTATATGAGATGAGTATATTGTCATCTCTCAACACATACACAAAGGGGACCATATCAAGTGAAAACTTATAATCCTAGACATTAGATCCGAAATAAATGGATCAGATGAAAAGTGAAACAACTAATCACTTAAGCACATTATATGAAAACCCCTCCTAGAACTCTAATCTCGTGGGGTGGTCTTTATAAACGTGTTTAACTGATTAGATGTTCCACTTTTAATCTATTAATCCATCTATTTGAGATTTAATGGATAGGATTGGAAGTTCTATATCGGGGAATTATCAAATTACCGTTGGAGACTTGTCTAATCGAAAAATACCACTGAAAATAGTTCAAGTATCAAAATTCCATTGCAAGCATGTGTAAAAAGTccaattatgattcggagaaTGGTCAACATGTCTGACCATTGTCAATAATTAACTATACCGCCGTTAATTACAAGATGGATTGGATGGTGTTACTCTATTTAGGCTGCGTTAATTTGACATTGCGGTGAGTTCTCATAATCCCGTTTTTCTGACCCGCTTTTcactattttcgtgtttgACTAACCAACTTTTATCTACTTTTATGTATATTTTTTCACAGCAGATTATAGAATAAGTTCAGCACATCACGGTTCAGCAATGTCAAACTGATCCTTAATTAGTTCACAATATGTCCAATCCAAGCAAGGCCTTGAGAGAAGGAAAATGTATTACGCCCGGCCGGGAAGCTAGGACGACCATTAGGTTGTCGCTAGATACGTTCAGCCCATCACGTAAAAACTATCTTTGAGACTTTGACAGAAAAGTGCTCGCTCGCTGGGGAATAGGCCGGAGTTGATCGCCGGTAGCGGTTCATCAATAATTAGTCCGAATATCTGCTCGTGTGGTCTCCAATTGTACACATGAACTAGCAGCAGTGTCCCAAGGCCAATTGCAAGTCGCCGGGGGGATACATGACACAGGTTGACAAACGAAGATCTTTCTATCAACAAGGAACGGGCGTACTGTACGAGTGCCAAGTTGGGTATCGACAAGACCTGGCTATCTACCTATCTATCCAGCTAGTTGTAGATCGAGCCGGAAGAGAAGAGATAAAAAGTCGAGAGATCGATGATCTCCACTCCACTTCCCTGGGACGCAATTTTTGTTCCTTTGCGATAGCTGGTCGTAGTTGTGGCCCTCCGCGCTCTGGCAGTCTGGCTCACTTATGCCTTATTCTCCATGTTTCCATCTTTGGCCCCACAAGAGAACCTGCAGGCATGGCCTTTCTTCCAGCCCGGACCCCTATAAGTACCAGAGCTCCCCGCactcctcttctcctcatcacaattcacaagcCTAGCAGCTATTGACAGAGATCATCTTCACTTGGTAAGTTGAGCTGGTGAATTAGGAGAGCAGGGGTCGTGTAGTAGAGATCTCAATTGGATGGCGTCCATGTCGATGAACTCGTCGATGCCGCAGTGGACGGCGAAGCAGAACAAGCAGTTCGAGCAGGCGCTGGCGGTGTACGACAAGGAGACGCCGGACCGGTGGCACAACATCGCGCGCTCCGTGGGGGGCAAGACGGCCGACGAGGTCAAGCGCTACTACGAGCTGCTCGTCCGGGACGTCAAGCACATCGAGGCCGGCAAGGTGCCCTTCCCGGCCTACAGATGCccccccgccggcgccatggccgactACGAGGCCGACAGGTACTGAGGCTTACTTTATGGGAAGCGAATTACTCGctccatcccaaaataaattatttaaatttgtatagattgttatacaaattcacgtcatttattttgatacGGAGAGAATATATTAACTTGCTATACACTCCGTACACGTGCACGTGTCATCAGTCGCCACCTTGCAGACTGGAATCTCCATCGTAAATTGTTCGTATAACATAATAAAGCTATAAAGCTGTATGTCGCTGCCCACTGATCTGGAAGAGTTCTACTGTCGTCCTGCAGGTTGAGGCACCTAAAGATCTAGTGGCACATGGATGTACGAACACCGCgtggtgcatgcatgtggctGCGCAGGAAGCAATGGTGAGTAATTAAGTGACCAGGAGCATGCGTCGATCCGATCATGCATGTAAATACAGTAATTACACTATACTCATCAATCCATCTCCTATCTCTATTCTCTAGTACTGCCGGTCCCATGATCTGTGTAACTGTAAGGCTGTAAGCTCGTGTATATGTGTCGTGAAATGATCAATATTATCGTTCCCGGTTGTCATttatatagtactccgtacgtaGTACTAGTGCTAGAGTCTTCGTTCCGATTGTGTACTGTGAGCAGCGTCTTCACGTATTTCATCCTCATACCATCTTTTTGGCTGTTTGGTTGGTATAGCTAGACTATACTTCGTACGGGCACCAGAGCCATGTTAACCTCGACCTGAGAAAGGGCTCTCAGCCATGCGGAATTatatattttaattttaatctAACATGTGCAATTAAGcatttaaatattttaaatctAAATTATACCGAACTTCTGTATACATTTAGCGAGGTGCAACTTGGTCTGTTGCATGACAAAAATGAGAGCAAATCCGACGGTTGAATTTCCCATATCACGTCCAGGGCCGAGAATTGGGCCCCAAGCCTTGATAATATCCGGCCCGACTAAGCCCAGAGAAAGGCCCCTGACAGCCCACGGCCTGGTTTAGTTTGGGCGTCAATTCCACGCGACCGTGGCCTGGATTGGGCGTCGATCCCACGCGGGCACCGTCTCTTAAAACCAAAAACCCTCCCGAGTATGCGAGAACCCCCGACCCCGCCTCCCTTCCCTCTTTCCGTCCCCAAATTCGCCCCCCAAAAGCACCTTCCGAACCCCAATGGCGAGCTTTaacgccgccggcgctggcgcggCCAACCCCAACCCCAACAAATCCCTCGAGGTTCGTGCGGGTGGACACTACTAGCTGCCCTTCGTCTAAATGCCTAAAACCTTTTCTTCATGGGGTCGGTTCGGTTGTGGACTGCCTTTTGTTCTATGCAGGTGAACTCGCCGCCCGGAGATTCGGTTTCCAGCCTGAGCTTTAGTCCCAAGGCGAACCACCTCGTCGCTACCTCCTGGGACAACCAGGTGagctcaccgccgccgtccgagGCCTATACCTGCAGTcaattgtttttattttggtgATGAATCCGTCAGTCAAACACCAAAGACGTGATTGGCATGTTTGCTTCTGGATGTAGGTTCGGTGCTGGGAGGTCCAGCCTGGTGGCCAATGCCAAGCCAAGGCGTCGATTTCGCATGATCAGCCGGTATCATTTGGATATATTAGTTCAATATGGATCTTCATATCTGGGCCCTTGTTTTCTGCTAGATCGCTCTTTCCTGCCAGCATTATCTGACTGCTAGGATGGGTTGTTGCTGCTCTAGGTGCTGTGCTCAGCCTGGAAGGACGATGGTACTACTGTTTTTTCGGGAGGGTGTGATAAACTGGTTAAGATGTGGCCGTTGCTGTCTAATGGGCAGCCCACGGTCTTCTCAGGGCATGATGCGCCGGTTAAAGAACTTGCCTGGATTCCACAAATCAATCTTCTTGTCAGTGGGAGCTGGGATAAGACTTTGAGGTGATCAAATGTGCACAAACCACAAGTCACCTTTATTCCTTTAGATTAGCGGTTTCTATGTCTGCTGCGCTCTAGTGTTGCTTTGGGTGTGATATATTGCATCCGAACAGCGAATTTTTGAATATTGATCAAGGCCCAGTTGATACTCCATACAGAACCATGTGACATTATCTTCAAGCACCATGAACCATATAAATACAATATGGCTGACCAATTTCCCCCTTCAATCTTCTGTTAATTAAGGTACTGGGACCCTAGACAACCTCAGCCAGTACATGTTCAGCAACTTCCCGAGCGCTGCTATGCTCTCTCACTTAGTTATCCTCTAATGGCGGTTGGCACTGCTGATCGCAAAGTAGTTATCTTCAATCTGCAGAACCCACAGGTAAACTATGTCTGTTTTGTGATGCTACTACAGATGCTTTAGGTTATATTCTCGTTATGTACATGGATACAGTGAAGCTGCACACAGTTTATGTTGAATCCACCATTCTTGTGTAGTGTTTACTCAATTGATAGCATGAGTAAACAAGCAATCATTTGCTGTGGGCCAATTGAATTTTCATGTGCTCGTCACTGCAATAGTGTACATATATTCCACAGACACTCTAAATCTTACATTCTTACTTGCACATTTGACATTCTTGTTACCCTGTAATAGGCTGAATTCAAGAGGATCGACTCACCTCTGAAATTCCAGACAAGGTGTCTTGCTGCATTCCCTGATCAACAAGGGTTCTTGGTAATGCCACTTCTTGTGTTTGATCCAACTGGGTGCTCAGTTTGATGGTTTTTTTCCAGTTTAGCTCTTCCTTTTTCATCAGCTCTGCAATGAGTTATATGGCTAACTACTACACTTACCTTCCGTcaacacaaaaaataataaatccTAACTAGGTATTTGTGCCTAACTTCACGGTTATTTGTGTCCTCCaacaaataaaacaagaaaaattatCTTAGAAATTGATAGCCACTAACATGTAGAGTTCCTAATTGAAAACTATATTCAGTGTGCATTACATAAAACAAGTAAATGCTATAAGCATTTCCCCCAGCGCTTAGAAATATCTGTGCCAAAATTCCACCATTTACTTTTTTAAGAAAATGATTCTGTTGTGAGAATTTAATGCTTATTTCTCACGGTTGCTCTATCTTTCTTGGGAAGAAACATTCCTCCAATGTTTCAAGTCCATAGAATTTATTAACCTTACTCCATTAGTCCATCGTACAATATATTCCCTGTTCTTGTAATTTGGCACCCTTTGTCACCTGCTTATCTTTTGTGTTATAGTTTGGTGTTATCTTTTGAAGCTGCTGTACTGGTGCTCTTTGAGGTAGCAGATacaatgtctttttttttgagcattTGATTAACCTTTGGCTTGTTTTGAAGGTTGGATCAATAGAGGGACGCGTTGGTGTTCATCATGTGGATGACTCTCAGCAAAGCAAAAATTTTACATTCAAATGTCACCGCGAGGGCAATGATATATACTCTGTTAACTCATTGAACTTCCATCCTGTAAGatcattttttaaatttttgtaAGAAGTGTTTCTTGCTCTGTACTGAGATTATAGGAGTATATATTTCAAATTTAGGGAAGGAAATTTCTCAAGCCACAATAGGTGTTCATTTTAATTCGAATATCTGAATACTTGTCATTTTGCCAATTGTCATAGGATCTGTGATTCTCAGCAACTCTCTTCAACCAAGCAATTCTAATTGTTGTGCTTTGTATTCCATCCAGGTGCACCATACATTTGCAACTGCAGGTTCTGATGGAGgtttcaacttttgggacaaggACAGTAAACAAAGACTCAAGGTTCATTTCCCACTTTGATACTTCAAATGATTCTTTCATTCTCTGTTGCTGCAGAGTAATTAATGCCAGCcttttaatatatattttcaacTAAATTAATTATGTAAAAGCaaactagattttttttgtaatgtAGTACCTGAAAGTCATTGATTCCTTCTACTAATAACTTGCTGTTGCCCTATACTCTCACTTATATATTTGAAAAGTCAGATTGACCTTAACAAGAAACCTTaatttggaaaacaaaaaatatggtAAGTCTATAGAGACTCAATTTCTCTGTTAGTAGCAAGGTATGAAACAAACCCTATAGTAGCAAGGTATCCAACATGGGCAAAGGTTTGATTAACAAATAAAAATCTTTGTTATTCACTTTACTTGGCTAATGAAAGTGCATGCATCTTGAGATGACGATGTATGGTCTGACGACATGAAACCATGTGGCTGCTGCTTCTAAGTCCAGCCAGACAGTATCCTTAAGGAACCCTTCACTGAGAGGTGCTAAACTGGCATGATATGTGTTCCATTGTTGTGGTTAGATTTGCGTCTTGTTTGGTGCCAAAGACTTCCAATGACACGGGTGTTTCTATACAAACATGGAGcatttgatgatatattgaaATTTGATTTGCTAAATAGTTCAGGATTTCAGGGCCTTCAATATATAATTTTCATTTTACTGCTTAAAGATTTATCTTTGATgtgttaattttattttacaggCTTTTAGCAAGTGCCCATCACCCATTACATGCAGCACATTCAATCAGGATGGTTCAATCTTTGCTTATGCGGTAGGTCATCTCTTGTTGCATTTATGCTATATTTCTTTTCAGTGGGGATTGTCATTGACCTCAACAAATTACATTCAACTAGTAGTAGCCAAGATTGAGGGAGAGCTACTTAATGTGTATTATTAATGTCGCGCACTCCCAATCATATACTCTCCCAATCATATACTCTAATGGATAAATCAGGGTGGGAGACTTGCATTGCCAGAGTTTTAGTACAAGTGATACTGGTTTTGGATGTTTTCTATTGTTGATTACTTGGGAGTATATATGACATTTTCAATGTTAAAAGTAAATATTGGTGCAGAGGGGACAAAAGTGCCTACTCGGTATCAACCATACATGGCTTGCATTGTTCAAGTCTTTTTAAACCAAGCTAAATATTAGTCTGAAACTCATGCATtgtattttaattttgttccCTCTTGATGAGGCATATATGCTGCAAAATTCAATTTGCTGATGTTGCCTAAATCTGTTAGGTATGCTATGATTGGAGCAAGGGTGCTGAGAAGCATAATCCTTCTACTGCAAAGACAAATATCTTTCTACATAGCGTGCAGGTTTGTGCTTATTTACTAACAGAAGTGTGCACAGATACAATAAGAGTATATCTCTACATTTTTTGTAACAAGTTGCACAGGAATCCTTTCCTGTTTTGCACTGTTACAATTGTTTGAtacatactactccctccatcccatattaagtgacgaaatattacatgtatctagacgctttttggctatagatacatccatatttgggcaaattcgagtcacttaatatgggacggagggagcactaCAATTTAAATGGTTTGCTATTTGCAAGTTACCTGATACTTTTTGTTAAAAGTCAATTTCCCCGGCCTTTGGAATAGCTGATACATCTGTGCTTCATTCTAGATTAGTCCAACTATAAAAGTGTGTCGTACACTTGATATAAACCAAGTCCCTTAGAAATAGAGTAATAGACGCCCCTTTGAAAGATCACATAACATTGCCACTGTTTTCCTAGGATTTCAGATATCTTATGCCTGGTCCTTCTCTGACAATAGCCCTTTACTCTATTTTTGTGCATAGGAATCTGATGTCAAAGGAAAGCCCCGTGCTGGAAAGAAGTAGACCTGGGAATGACAAGTTGCAGATCGGCGCTCCTAACCTGATAATCCACACAATGACACTAtttgcgtgcatgtgttcagCTCCTGATTCTTTAGTGCATTTCTTCATCTATGAGACTATAAACACATCCTTTATGAAAAACAGTTGCCTTTCGCCTTATGTAAATGGTTGCTCGTAATTTGTTGTGATAGTGCATTGGCGGTAGTTAACTACTAGTTATAAGTAACAGTGATGCTGGGTCCTCACTGAATCTTATCCATTCTGGTACAGTGGTACTGGCTTAATTGTTTCTCCCCATCCATATTTTCTGGATCTCCAAAACATCTGTGTGACGACTGTCAAAATGCCATGTTACAGAAGCTTCAtattccctccattccataatataGACATATTTTATTCTGTTACAGTAAGTGTTTGGCCTATAATTACTCTATTattatactcactccgtcctaaaataagtgacgtggatttgtataagaatctatacattttcacgtcacttattttgggacggagggagtacaacttATGTGACACAAAATTAATGTCATTATATTCGTATTTAGAAGTAGTACTTGCTTATTattatgattttgtatcaCATAAATGACATAGTAATGGCGTAAATGTTGGTCAGTGTCTTAGAACAAAATATGTcctatattttggaacggaggaataTGTACCAGATTTCTTGAAGCATTATCAGTGCTGAGTCAGGCTACTGAAGAAGTCAAAACCGCTTCCATTTTCGGAGATTCACTGAAGTACCCAAGTTGGCCTTAAATTGTACCACTTCTAGACCTAACAATAACAATGCTAGAAATTAGGCTTGCTGGGAAGGCAAAGTGATGGTCGAGACGTGGCTGTGttctgtgtatatatatgtgctcTCTATTAATTTAGTCCTGAAGATAACAAGGAGTTAGCTTTAGGTGTGGAAttgatgatttgttttccgGTTGATGTTTTTTACCCTGCTGTGACGAAAATGCATCATTCTTTGCTTACCATggtaaataaatatatttattggAATGATTCTAAACTGGAATTCCAGCATACTAACGAATTCCTGGTGATCTAACTTTGTAAGCTATGGTTGTGTACAACGAGTGTCGGATCTTTGGTTTGAGGATTATTAGTCCTGATGCTCTTACTCGttttggaggaaaagaaacatCAACTGTCTTACGTTCCAAATCGGCATAATTGTACGTAAATGTCCAAGTCTCCACTTATTTGAGCATACAAGTCTATCGATATTTATAGGGACGAGAGCAGTAGCTATTCGTCCTTTTCATCTATTGAAGATGAAGATTcgatatgatttttttctctccgGAATTTAAAAGCTGGAAAGAGTGCAAGATCTTAAGATGTTGAAGTATCCccttttcatttttccttgCCTGTTCTGCTAGCTTGATGGGCATCCAATCCATTAGATCCTTGTCAACCTTTCCTCTCTCGCATTATGGTCCTCACAGTTCCTTTAAACATAATCCTTGTAATCCAACTTGCAGATAGCCGATGGGGACATGATAGGCCATGCGATTACCGACCGTCCTCTAGATTTCGAACGCGACCTAGGAGAATTAAGTTTTGTAGTAATCCAGTTACTATCAAGACTATTTCTTCCCAACAGGCCACGTACATCAGTTGATTCCGTTTTTTTCCTACAGAAACCATTTCGATTTTTGAAAGTAGGTTGAGTGACAACAGTGAGGTCAAACAATATACAACAGAAGTTAGTATGGACACAGGGAAGTAAACTGTTCAGATAATCTTTTCACATAGTTCGTGATTACCATAAAGCTTTTGCCCGTCAATTTCAATTGGCACTCTAATTACTCCGTACTAATCTTTGAAGATTGCTTGGTTGCTTGGTCGACAAAACAAGCATACGTCCATTATGCGCGTCTCGCGCACACACTCTCACGAACTTTCTTCAAATAAAAATGTgcacaaaggaaacaaaactTATATCCCAATGAAATAACCAATACCCCTACCATACATGACCGTATATTACTATAATTGAGTGAGAAGTGAGACTGGTCAGCCCAATTAAGAAGAAAAGGGAAGTAATTAAGATCAAATGACCAGAGGGTTACTCCGCTAGTTTATTAATCCTTTTCCTGGACGCACGGTAGGAAACCGTGCCTCCTTTCTGTGGAACATGTCTCCATGGCTACCGCTGCTACTCGATCACTCTTGTCTATGCTCCTGAAGGCTTCTGCAGCTGCCTCCTACCGGTGCCACTACTCTGCTTGTTGTTATGCATCCATACCTTGAGCGCCTGCCTCCGGACCCCGGCCTCCGCGCAGAACCGCTCCACGCTCGCCTCGTCCTGCCGCTGCATCCTCCACCCGACGCGCTCCGCGAACGCCAGCATCTGCTCCTTCTGCTCCCGCGTGAACGTCGTCCTGGACCGCCTCCGCGGCGCCGTCGTGGCCGGCCCACGCCGCTCCTCGCTGGAGGACTCGGTCGTCGTCGCGCCCGCGCTGGGCGCCAGGCCGTAGGGGAGGAACGGCGccaggcgctgctgctgcttgctgttgccggccggcagcagcagcggtggTGCTGCAGCGCGCgtgttggcggcggcggccagcagcgGCAGAGATGTGTCGCCGCGGCGGTGGAAGCTGCGGTGGCAGCCGCAGGCAGCGCAGGTGAGCGGGTCGTCGGGGGAGGCCGCCATGAACTCGCAGCAGCCGTCCACGACGTGCCCGCCAGCGGCTGCCGCGTGGTTGCGGAGGCACTCGTGGTACTGCTGCTGCGTCTGCTGGCGCCTCGGCTCGGGGGCGTGCATgcccaccggcgccgcccggtTCGCGGTGGTCGTGCTGTGGTGATGGAGTGCCAcgggcgcggcgccggcgccgtccccGTCCTCCTCCCTGAATTCCATTGCACGTATAGAAATAGAGCGCAGGCCTCCTTGTGCAGTGCAGTTGTGATTAGGGGTGATTGTCAAAGTGCAGCATGCCACGGTTGACGCTTACGTTTTTGGTGGGGAATTGTGAGTGAACGTGGTGCTAGCAGCTCTGATCGTGCTCGGGATATTTCGGCGTGGCGACTTGCCGCGTCGATGCCAGTGCTACCTGGTGTAATTTTTTCAGTTGCCACGTCGACGCCGGTGCTAGCTGGTGTAATTTTTCATATAAATGGCTTTTCTTtaatttctattttttattttgctatTGAGAGATCGTTTGGTTTTTAGTTATAGATAAGTTGCCGTGTTTGAACGTCGAATTCTAATCAAAGGCAACACGTGGACGACCAAcgctattttttttgttcaatgGCTATACGATGCATCGATTGGGATTTGAgtcttttgtttaaaaatgagtCGCGTGTACAGgcgatattttttttgtcccaACTCAGCGTTGACACAATGAAAACATCAGGTAGTCTCTCCTACGTCTAACACACGCCCTATTCTAACAAACGCAACCTTTGGAACTCCAAACCAATGGCCCTGTCTGTCCGTTTCCAAGTGCCATTCCACCCGGCGCTCCTCCCGTTGGCATTCAGCATGTACTGAAAGTACTAACCAGTGTTTCAAGATCCCATAACTCCGTCCCATGCATACTCCTTTGACCACAATATTCCATTGTTACCAAAACCAGGGGATGTGCGCATAAGGTTACACCCAAGTAGGTGTATCATTGATCGGTCATGTATAAAATAACCAAGCATGGCTATTGAATCCACGTATTAGCCATTTAATTTCGATTCGATTTTGGTTACGACCATATTAAACAAAAGTGACACGACTTTTGATCGACTCATAGTAGAAAAGGTTTACTTGGAGGAGCAAGAACGCTCTATTAAATAGGAATATGCTTTTGAATACACATGTATGTTCCCTGAAGGATCAAATAACCAAGCATGGCTTGATTGAATCCACGTATTAGCACTGGAacctgatttttcttttcagactTGGAGAATAGCAGCACTGGTACGGCACGAAAAATCAGTGGTACAGTACAGTGGTACTAGTTTGTATGTATTTGTTTGGGCCTTATTGAGTACCTGCTAATAGCCGAGCTGGCCAATGGGCCATTATTAGGCCTGAAGTGTTGGTGGTAGGCCACTTTAGTGTTCATGACATTGTGCACCACGGTGTTGACCTGCACAATCGTGCACAATATCGTGGACACTATAGATACTCTGTACTCTGCGTCTGTAATCAATTAATCTCAGTGTTAAGTTTCAGTTCAGTTAAGCTTTCTATCAACAATAAATACTATTGGGATTTTTcctgtcaaaaaaattaaatactATTGGTATTTTTTTACCGGTTTTGCTAATGCTCAGTCGCCTGAGAATTACAAATTCTCAGTCGATTCTGTTTTGCCCAAGATTTCCACGTACGTGCTTTCGTTGCTAGCCTAACGATGGTTACCGATCTGTTTGAGAGCAGGCCATGTGAGTGGATGAGCCTAGCTTGACTTGTGAGTTTTGTACTCTTGTGACATTTTTGTGGGCTGTTTTGGGCCTGTGTTCTACTGTGTGTTTATggacatttttatttttttggagtGTGTAATCCAATGAGCTGTCGATGTACgtatctttttttccttggttacctttatctttttttttttctacctaGAAGTTGCACATTGTTGTTCaaggtaattttttttggatatgTACACATTATgggtgaagcgaccgcccccgtacacgggttcgatctctatgctttagtgctagtctctggatcgactcactagcacacacaatttcaagatgtaatatcatagaacaaacgtctcaatattacaacgtatcattcAGAATTTAAAAATACTTACAACTCgtataacctcacgggttagctggaaatgaaacaactgtttagcagcggaaagcgaaagatataaggcacatcaacaccacggtgagagcgtgttggaatgtaggtccgtaacccaaacaagcagaacgtacatcttactcgtcgtcggaacttcctgcatcattaaacgatgcagccactagggtcaatacattggatgtattggcaagtacaccaaagggttataacaaacctaacaagtatatgtagtatttggcaaggtggagttcaggctgtttgcgtggaagcagaacataaatttctctactacaaaggaatgttataataatgttaactattggacacggggtagacacacccatgctcctattaacctagaacacattgaagtggattcatcaagtgcccctattctgttcaaaccattcattttatttaagaaattggaatgagtgagactttccttacagccccaatatctagttgctcatgattgtccgtaaccggggacacggctaagtacttagttttgacgctctcgagagtttctacacattccccacaagaa
The Brachypodium distachyon strain Bd21 chromosome 2, Brachypodium_distachyon_v3.0, whole genome shotgun sequence genome window above contains:
- the LOC100846607 gene encoding protein RADIALIS-like 4, which produces MASMSMNSSMPQWTAKQNKQFEQALAVYDKETPDRWHNIARSVGGKTADEVKRYYELLVRDVKHIEAGKVPFPAYRCPPAGAMADYEADRLRHLKI
- the LOC100846303 gene encoding protein RAE1 translates to MASFNAAGAGAANPNPNKSLEVNSPPGDSVSSLSFSPKANHLVATSWDNQVRCWEVQPGGQCQAKASISHDQPVLCSAWKDDGTTVFSGGCDKLVKMWPLLSNGQPTVFSGHDAPVKELAWIPQINLLVSGSWDKTLRYWDPRQPQPVHVQQLPERCYALSLSYPLMAVGTADRKVVIFNLQNPQAEFKRIDSPLKFQTRCLAAFPDQQGFLVGSIEGRVGVHHVDDSQQSKNFTFKCHREGNDIYSVNSLNFHPVHHTFATAGSDGGFNFWDKDSKQRLKAFSKCPSPITCSTFNQDGSIFAYAVCYDWSKGAEKHNPSTAKTNIFLHSVQESDVKGKPRAGKK
- the LOC100832133 gene encoding zinc-finger homeodomain protein 5 → MEFREEDGDGAGAAPVALHHHSTTTANRAAPVGMHAPEPRRQQTQQQYHECLRNHAAAAGGHVVDGCCEFMAASPDDPLTCAACGCHRSFHRRGDTSLPLLAAAANTRAAAPPLLLPAGNSKQQQRLAPFLPYGLAPSAGATTTESSSEERRGPATTAPRRRSRTTFTREQKEQMLAFAERVGWRMQRQDEASVERFCAEAGVRRQALKVWMHNNKQSSGTGRRQLQKPSGA